The DNA sequence TTTTGCGATTGGATATCCTGTTGCTTTAGACGCTAAGGCTGATGAACGAGAAACACGAGGGTTGACTTCGATAACATAGTAGTTAAAGCTATTTGGATCTAAAGCTAACTGTACGTTACATCCACCTTCGATTCCTAAAGCACGGATAATTGTTAATGAAACATCACGTAACATATGGTATTCACGATCAGCTAATGTTTGAGATGGAGCGACGACGATAGAATCTCCTGTATGAATTCCAACTGGATCAAAGTTTTCCATGTTACATACGACAATCGCATTATCATTTGCATCACGCATCACTTCGTACTCAATTTCTTTATATCCCGCAATTGATTTTTCAATTAAACATTGTGTAACTGGTGATAAATTTAATCCATTTTCAACAGTTGTACGTAAACCTTCTTCATCTTCTACGATTCCTCCTCCGGTTCCACCTAATGTAAAGGCCGGGCGAACGATAATTGGATATCCGATTTCATTTGCGAAGTCTACTGCTTCTTCAACGGTATTAACAATTACCGATTCTGGAATTGGTTGGTTTAATTCAAACATTAATTCACGGAACATGTCTCGGTCTTCTGCTTTTTTAATGGCTGCTAAATCTGTTCCTAAAATTTCAACACCACATTCTCTTAAAATTCCATCCTCTGCTAATTCAACGACTAAGTTTAATCCAGTTTGTCCTCCAAGTGATGGTAAAACGGCATCTGGGCGTTCCTTTCGGATAATTTTGCTTAAAAATTCTTTCGTTAAAGGTTCCATGTAAACTTTATCAGCAACTTCTGTATCTGTCATAATTGTCGCTGGGTTTGAGTTAACGAGAATGACTTCATATCCTTCTTCTTTTAAAGATTGGCAGGCTTGTGTTCCTGCATAGTCGAACTCTGCTGCTTGCCCGATGATGATTGGTCCTGAACCAATAACTAAAATTCGGTTAATATCTGTACGTTTTGGCATCCTTGCTTCCTCCTAATTTCTCTATTTCATCATAAAAATTATTTTAAATTAGTAATAAAACGATCGAATAAATAACTTGCATCGTCTGGTCCTGGTGATGCTTCAGGGTGGTATTGAACAGTAAATGCTTTATATTCTTTATGTTTTAATCCTTCAACTGTGTTGTCATTTAAAGCAACATGAGTGATTTCTAGTGGTGTATTTTCAACTGATTGACGACATACTTCATATCCATGATTTTGAGAAGTAATGTGAACTTTGTTTGTTTCTAAATCTTTAACTGGATGGTTACATCCACGGTGTCCAAATTTCATTTTCTTCGTGTCTGCACCATTTGCTAACGCGAATAATTGATGCCCTAAGCAGATTCCCATTAATGGATATTTTTCCTGAACTTCACGAATCATTGGTAAAGCTTCAACGACATCTTTTGGATCCCCAGGTCCGTTACTTAAAACAACTCCATCTGGATTTAAGTGATCGATTTGAGAAGCTGTCGTATTAAATGGGACAACGATGACTTCACATCCACGTGCTGTTAAGTCACGGATGATTCCTTTTTTCACACCAAAATCAACTAAAACAATACGATGTCCCTTTCCTGGTGCTGAGTAAACCATTTTTGTTGATACCTGTTCAACATGACGATCTAATACTGGTGTTGCTTTTAACTCTGCTAAAATTTCTTCATTACTTTTATTGATGTCTGCAATCATTCCACGGATAGCTCCATGCTCACGAATTTTAATTGTTAAAGCACGAGTATCCACATTACATAAACCTGGTACACCTTTTGCTTCTAATAATTCGCTTAATGTTTTTGCTGAACGCCAGTTTGATGGCACTTCACAATACTCTTTAACGATTAAGGCTGATGCTGATGGTGAGAATGATTCAAAGTCATGATCATTAATTCCATAGTTACCGATTAAAGGATACGTCATCGTAACCATTTGCCCAAAGTATGATGGGTCCGATAAAATTTCTTGATATCCTGTCATCCCTGTATTGAATACGACTTCCCCGATCATCGGTTCAAGGCATCCAAATGCTGTTCCTAAAAATACTGTTCCATCTTCTAATACAAGCTTACGATTATACATCATTTAACCCTCCTATTAATTCACCTGTTCGTCTTTGTAGGTCACTTTGCCACCTACTAATGTCATCACTGGCCATCCCGCTACACGGTAACCATTAAATGGCGTATTCTTTCCTTTTGATAAAAATTGAGTTGAATCAATTTCCATCTCTTTATCTAAATCGATGATGGTAATGTCTGCTACTGCTCCAACTTCTAATTTTCCGTATGGTAAATTGAAGATAGTTGCAGGCTTTGTACTCATACAATCAATTAATTGTTTTAATGTCATCTTCCCTGTTTTAACGAATGTCGTATACATTAATGGAAAAGCTGTTTCTAATCCCACAATCCCAAATGGTGCTGTTTCAATTCCCCATGCTTTTTCATCTTCATGATGTGGAGCATGATCTGTTGCAATAACATCAATTGTTCCATCTAATAAACCTTGCACACATGCTATGCGATCAGCATCAGCACGTAGTGGCGGATTCATCTTGAAGTTTGGATCATCGTTAACGATGTCTGTATCACAAAGAATTAAATGATGCGGTGACACCTCAGCAGTCACATTAATTCCTTGGGCTTTTGCAAATCGAACTAATTCAACACTTTCCTTCGTACTAATGTGGCAGATATGGTAATGAACCCCCGTCGCCTGAGCTAACATAATATCACGAGCTATTTGCGCTGATTCGCTAACTGATAAAATTCCGCGATGTCCATTTGCTTTTGCGTATTCTCCATCATGTAAATATCCACCGAATAACAAACTATCATCTTCACAGTGTGCAACAATTGGTTTATTCACAGCCTTGGCACGTTGCATCGCTTGATACATTACACCCGCTTCTTGAATTCCACGTCCATCATCTGAAAACCCTAAGATACTTGTTTCTGATAAAGCCTCAACATCAACAATCTCTTGTCCTCTCTCACCAAGGGTGATAGCTGCATACGGGAAAACACGTACTTGTGCCGATTGTTGTAATAACCCTTCGATATAGGTCACACTTTCCATTGAATCTGGGACTGGAATCGTGTTTGCCATCGCTGCAATCGTTGTATATCCACCACGTGCGGCAGCTTTCGTTCCTGTTTCAATTGTTTCTTTTCGCTCATACCCTGGTTCTCTTAAGTGAACATGAACATCGATTAATCCTGGCGAGACTAATTTTCCTGCTAAATCATAAACTTGTGCCTCAGTATTTTCAATACATTCAGTCATTTTAATAATGATTCCATCTTTGACTAAAAGGTCAACAGCTACTAATTCATTACTCTCATTGATTTGTCGCCCATTTTTTAAAAGAATCATGACACTTCACTCCCTACTCCATAAGTTTCTAATAGTATTTAGCCCTACTACTTGAATTGAACTATTATAACTTTTACTCTTATATCATCTAGTTTCAATTTACCCTACCAGCGGAGGATAGCTACGGTCTTAATCTACGTAGCCCAGGGATCTCATTCCCTAGCAGTTGAGGATTAGATTGTCTTCAACAATCGCCAGGGATCCCATTCCCTACCAGCGGAGGATAGCTACGGTCTTAATCTACGATTAATCCACGTAGCCCAGGGATCCCACCAACACTGCCATTCGAATAAATACCCCATTACTCATTTGTTTGAAGATTCGACTACGTTTACATTCAACGACATCGTCTGCAATTTCTACTCCGCGGTTAAATGGGGCTGGATGCATAATGATAGCTCCTTCTTTCATGCGTTTTTCACGTTCAACCGTTAAGCCATACTGCTCATGGTATTCTTCTTTTGTTAACTGCATTCCACCGTGATGACGCTCATGTTGAACACGAAGTAACATGATAATATCCATTTCTTCTAGCACATCATCTAAGTTCTCCCATGCGTATCCTTCTTCTTGGAATTGTTCAGGAGCTACTAAGTGAACCTCCATTCCTAATCGGTTCATCACTTCGATATTTGTGTGAGCTACACGAGAGTGCGCGATGTCACCAACGATTGCAATTTTTAATCCTTCAAATTTACCGTACTCTTGATAAATCGTTAATAAATCTAATAATGATTGGGTTGGATGATTTCCACTTCCATCTCCTCCGTTGAAGATTGGAATGTTTAAATTAGGAATTAATTCTTCGAAGTAATTATTTTGTGGATGGCGAATTACCACTCCATCAACTCCGATTGCTTCAAACGTTTTGACAGTATCGTATAACGTCTCACCTTTTTGAACACTTGACGTTTCAGCTGTGAAATCCATTGTTTTTAATCCTAATTTTTGTTCTGCCATCATAAATGAGTATTGCGTTCGTGTACTCGGTTCAAAAAAGAGATTAGCTACCACTTTTCCTTCAAGTTGTGGAATTGTTTCACCAGATGCATAACGATTAGCACGTTCTAAAATTTCCATAATTTCTTCTACTGTAAAATCTGACAATCGTGTTAAATGTTTAATAGCACTCATAATTTCACCCTTTTTTATATAAAATTAAACAATATTCTTCCTTTTTTAACAATATTTTCTATAAAAATATTTATAAAAAAATCAGCAAAGAAGCTGACTTTTTTATAAAGGACTAAATAGCCGTTGTTTGTTCCTTAGTCATTACTGTTTCTGAAGTTGTTGATTCTTCTCCAACTACTTCTAATTCAAATTCAGTTTTGTTAGATCTTTGTCCATAAGAGGCTTCTTTATCTGGTAAGATTAAGTGTAAGATCACACCAATAATTGCGGCTAATGCCATTCCTGATAAAGTAATTTGACCGATGTTGATCGTTAAGCCTCCAATTCCTACGATTAAGATAACTGCTCCAATAATTAAGTTGCGTTGACGTCCGAAATCGATTTGGTTATTGATTAAGACGCGTGCCCCTGATGAAGCGATAACTCCGAATAGAAGAATACTTACTCCCCCCATTACGGCACTAGGAATTGTTTGAACTAATGCGGTAAACTTACCAATAAATCCTAAAGCAAAGGCTGTCACAGCTGCTCCACCGATGACCCATACAGAAGCAACTTTTGTTAATCCAATGACTCCTGTATTTTCACCATACGTTGTATTAGCAGGTCCACCAATAAATCCAGCGAAGAATGTTG is a window from the Turicibacter bilis genome containing:
- a CDS encoding dihydroorotase, with the translated sequence MILLKNGRQINESNELVAVDLLVKDGIIIKMTECIENTEAQVYDLAGKLVSPGLIDVHVHLREPGYERKETIETGTKAAARGGYTTIAAMANTIPVPDSMESVTYIEGLLQQSAQVRVFPYAAITLGERGQEIVDVEALSETSILGFSDDGRGIQEAGVMYQAMQRAKAVNKPIVAHCEDDSLLFGGYLHDGEYAKANGHRGILSVSESAQIARDIMLAQATGVHYHICHISTKESVELVRFAKAQGINVTAEVSPHHLILCDTDIVNDDPNFKMNPPLRADADRIACVQGLLDGTIDVIATDHAPHHEDEKAWGIETAPFGIVGLETAFPLMYTTFVKTGKMTLKQLIDCMSTKPATIFNLPYGKLEVGAVADITIIDLDKEMEIDSTQFLSKGKNTPFNGYRVAGWPVMTLVGGKVTYKDEQVN
- a CDS encoding carbamoyl phosphate synthase small subunit, which produces MYNRKLVLEDGTVFLGTAFGCLEPMIGEVVFNTGMTGYQEILSDPSYFGQMVTMTYPLIGNYGINDHDFESFSPSASALIVKEYCEVPSNWRSAKTLSELLEAKGVPGLCNVDTRALTIKIREHGAIRGMIADINKSNEEILAELKATPVLDRHVEQVSTKMVYSAPGKGHRIVLVDFGVKKGIIRDLTARGCEVIVVPFNTTASQIDHLNPDGVVLSNGPGDPKDVVEALPMIREVQEKYPLMGICLGHQLFALANGADTKKMKFGHRGCNHPVKDLETNKVHITSQNHGYEVCRQSVENTPLEITHVALNDNTVEGLKHKEYKAFTVQYHPEASPGPDDASYLFDRFITNLK
- a CDS encoding aspartate carbamoyltransferase catalytic subunit; this encodes MSAIKHLTRLSDFTVEEIMEILERANRYASGETIPQLEGKVVANLFFEPSTRTQYSFMMAEQKLGLKTMDFTAETSSVQKGETLYDTVKTFEAIGVDGVVIRHPQNNYFEELIPNLNIPIFNGGDGSGNHPTQSLLDLLTIYQEYGKFEGLKIAIVGDIAHSRVAHTNIEVMNRLGMEVHLVAPEQFQEEGYAWENLDDVLEEMDIIMLLRVQHERHHGGMQLTKEEYHEQYGLTVEREKRMKEGAIIMHPAPFNRGVEIADDVVECKRSRIFKQMSNGVFIRMAVLVGSLGYVD